One genomic segment of Culturomica massiliensis includes these proteins:
- a CDS encoding fibrinogen-like YCDxxxxGGGW domain-containing protein: MKRYIVSICLCFFALLSEGNNVRIVGTVKTPQSGIEGDIVSVYFTLEWENSWRDSYNHDAVYVTLRYKFMNASPEIWYPLCISDEGNSADNGFVCDVAPGQTAGRNVGVFIYRSKAGTGISRTNVVLKWDLSTTGGKVQPGTVGMGQIILACTGIEMVYIPRGAFRLGDKAYTDGTQSSRTFYRPEVFIPRSWDLVDTCYYIETNPNSPVSPYLAANRVNDLTNSETNAWVGHPSESTLTWTIDFRKRPDGTETGWPGDPYGKGPTVRYLSIESIPGRVPAKWKLWAANDDVPGSWGTEPIYTGTGSDWVTSLERVYPGTKAVKVTNPGNYRMYRIEVSRSDMPGGKSPVIKSVSMTEHDLSRDYDNTFLIDTSTTLLGGLRGLNGLDDGETWPSSETVLGSDYPNGYSAFYVMKYEMSQDQYCGFLNMIGARERENRTVGERLRSFSARDYVFGGDRKHASNRNGIVISTRNVTGDTVSFACDLDPETPVSLDGDGLPLACNYLTVSDMLAYASWVGLRPLTELEYERLCRAPYPYVPEPFECSWGTTVAQAPGSLSEGGKTNESVSSGNVNYGNRIGGPLRVGIFARTGGSQESSGSSFWGVQDLSGNLNEIYYNANAAGRKFKGTKHGNGDLAGLSTVNGWGWVTDAACFGLRGGSFRSGSPTDLSGSNRQYASRYITDIDARDSTVSFRLGRSCSAGPVLESELVLEDGRILGTGSMSDTVCSGSDYKILGNEPPGDYSVSYLWYKSENRGRSWDLLDGECGRDLQVYGLENRGMSAGEVRDYWYRRRVIRDNSDGLSGIVKLVVVDPDYRISRLRDTIDGYGKGGGITVTTQYTSRFTWRYLATGQELRATEESALRSYFLPRYKDFTEDTTHAVYGTKTIMVTINVGGACERSEVIALDVVNTMDKDLMKVKDFGSYRGWADGTYAPSAEGYRRPGGGYEYRGDIGSGVYRIDPDGRDGPIEPFDVYCDMVTEGGGWTLVVAQYENNPILDWNQGIRADYDPTLASKISFVLNTSQIPSHTYTAFGKDLDPTFVGYSKMKYTTGNLNYRSPTLLNLKTGNTYFQVYRNTANYYNGHDPESSLYNTSGWNNTLTYDQTGGIKYSWAFAPRNSDPAQRGYAMNGYVGGAVQGNAWTVWVK, translated from the coding sequence ATGAAAAGATATATCGTTTCCATTTGTTTGTGTTTTTTTGCCTTGCTGAGTGAGGGCAATAACGTACGTATTGTGGGAACGGTCAAGACTCCGCAGAGTGGTATTGAGGGGGACATCGTGAGTGTATATTTTACGCTGGAGTGGGAAAATTCATGGCGTGACAGCTATAACCATGACGCCGTTTATGTTACGCTGCGGTATAAGTTTATGAACGCGAGTCCGGAGATCTGGTATCCGCTTTGCATCTCGGACGAGGGCAACAGTGCAGACAACGGTTTTGTCTGCGACGTAGCTCCGGGCCAGACGGCGGGCCGTAATGTGGGTGTATTCATATACCGGAGTAAGGCCGGAACGGGAATTTCCCGCACGAACGTCGTTCTGAAGTGGGATCTTTCGACAACCGGTGGTAAGGTACAGCCTGGAACGGTAGGAATGGGTCAGATCATCCTGGCCTGTACGGGCATCGAGATGGTTTATATTCCGCGTGGTGCTTTCCGTTTGGGAGACAAGGCGTATACTGACGGTACGCAGTCTTCGCGTACTTTTTACCGTCCTGAAGTTTTTATTCCCCGGTCCTGGGACCTTGTAGATACGTGCTATTACATAGAGACGAACCCTAACAGTCCGGTATCGCCTTACCTTGCGGCTAACCGTGTGAACGACCTTACGAACAGCGAGACGAACGCTTGGGTGGGTCATCCGAGCGAGAGCACACTAACCTGGACGATCGATTTCCGTAAGCGTCCGGACGGAACGGAGACGGGCTGGCCCGGTGATCCTTACGGTAAGGGTCCGACGGTCCGTTACCTGAGCATCGAGTCTATTCCCGGCCGGGTTCCAGCTAAATGGAAGCTCTGGGCTGCTAACGACGATGTTCCCGGTAGCTGGGGTACGGAACCCATTTATACGGGTACGGGCAGTGACTGGGTGACGAGCCTGGAACGAGTTTATCCGGGCACGAAGGCAGTCAAAGTGACGAATCCGGGCAATTACCGTATGTATCGTATCGAGGTATCGCGCAGCGATATGCCTGGGGGTAAATCTCCTGTGATCAAGTCAGTCTCGATGACGGAGCACGACCTTTCCCGTGACTATGACAATACCTTTCTGATCGATACGAGCACGACGCTCCTTGGGGGATTGCGTGGTCTGAACGGTCTGGATGACGGGGAGACGTGGCCTTCCTCGGAGACGGTTCTGGGCAGTGACTACCCGAACGGTTATAGTGCGTTTTATGTGATGAAATACGAGATGTCGCAGGATCAGTACTGCGGCTTTCTGAATATGATAGGGGCCCGTGAACGGGAAAACCGTACGGTCGGCGAACGTCTCCGTAGTTTTTCAGCCCGTGATTATGTTTTCGGCGGTGACCGTAAACATGCTTCCAACCGCAACGGAATCGTAATCAGTACGCGTAATGTAACGGGCGATACGGTAAGTTTTGCCTGTGATCTCGATCCGGAAACACCTGTTTCCCTGGATGGAGACGGCTTGCCTCTGGCTTGCAATTACCTGACGGTAAGCGATATGCTTGCCTATGCATCCTGGGTTGGTTTGCGTCCCCTTACAGAGTTGGAGTACGAGCGTCTTTGCCGCGCCCCCTATCCTTATGTACCGGAGCCTTTCGAGTGTTCGTGGGGTACGACGGTAGCACAGGCCCCCGGGAGTTTGTCTGAGGGTGGTAAGACGAATGAGAGTGTGAGCAGCGGTAATGTGAATTACGGTAACCGAATCGGTGGTCCTTTGCGGGTGGGTATTTTTGCGCGTACCGGTGGTAGCCAGGAGTCTTCGGGTAGCAGTTTCTGGGGTGTTCAGGACCTGAGCGGTAATCTGAATGAGATTTATTATAATGCGAATGCAGCCGGGCGTAAGTTTAAGGGGACGAAGCACGGTAACGGCGATTTGGCAGGTTTATCGACGGTAAACGGCTGGGGTTGGGTAACGGATGCGGCCTGTTTCGGATTGCGCGGAGGGAGTTTCCGTTCAGGTTCCCCTACGGATTTGTCCGGTTCCAACCGTCAGTATGCCAGCCGTTATATTACGGATATCGATGCGCGTGATTCGACAGTGAGCTTCCGTCTGGGTCGTAGTTGTTCTGCCGGACCGGTATTGGAGAGCGAGCTGGTTTTGGAGGACGGTCGTATTCTCGGGACGGGTAGTATGAGCGATACGGTTTGCAGTGGTAGCGACTATAAGATTTTGGGTAATGAGCCTCCTGGGGATTATAGTGTCAGTTACCTTTGGTACAAGAGTGAGAACCGTGGCCGCAGCTGGGATTTACTTGACGGGGAGTGTGGCCGTGACCTTCAGGTTTACGGATTGGAGAACCGTGGGATGTCTGCGGGGGAGGTTCGTGATTACTGGTACCGCCGTCGTGTCATCCGTGATAACAGTGACGGGTTAAGCGGAATCGTCAAGCTTGTTGTAGTGGACCCTGATTACCGTATCAGCCGTTTGCGTGATACGATCGACGGTTACGGCAAGGGTGGTGGTATAACGGTGACGACCCAGTATACGAGTCGTTTTACGTGGCGTTACCTGGCAACTGGTCAGGAGCTTAGAGCAACGGAGGAGAGTGCTCTCCGGAGTTATTTTCTGCCTCGTTACAAGGATTTTACGGAGGATACGACGCATGCGGTTTACGGCACGAAGACGATCATGGTGACGATTAATGTGGGGGGAGCGTGTGAGCGGAGCGAGGTGATAGCGCTGGATGTGGTGAATACGATGGATAAGGATTTGATGAAGGTGAAGGATTTCGGTAGTTACCGTGGTTGGGCCGACGGTACGTATGCTCCTTCGGCGGAGGGTTACCGTCGTCCGGGTGGAGGTTATGAGTACCGCGGGGATATCGGGAGCGGTGTTTACCGTATTGATCCGGACGGTCGTGACGGTCCGATCGAGCCTTTCGATGTGTATTGCGATATGGTGACGGAAGGCGGGGGATGGACGCTTGTTGTCGCCCAATATGAAAATAATCCGATTTTGGATTGGAATCAGGGAATCCGGGCAGATTACGATCCGACTTTAGCTTCGAAAATAAGTTTTGTACTGAATACCTCTCAGATACCGTCTCATACTTATACGGCATTCGGAAAAGATTTGGATCCGACATTTGTCGGGTACAGTAAAATGAAATATACTACCGGTAATCTGAATTACAGGAGTCCGACTTTATTGAATTTGAAAACAGGAAATACATATTTCCAAGTGTATAGGAATACAGCAAATTATTACAATGGGCACGACCCGGAATCGAGCCTTTATAATACTTCTGGCTGGAATAACACTCTTACTTACGATCAGACCGGGGGAATAAAATATAGTTGGGCATTTGCTCCGAGGAATAGTGATCCGGCTCAGCGTGGGTATGCGATGAATGGGTATGTTGGAGGGGCTGTTCAGGGGAATGCCTGGACCGTATGGGTGAAATGA
- a CDS encoding fibrinogen-like YCDxxxxGGGW domain-containing protein: MRYIVSICLCFFALLSEGNNVRIVGTVKTPQSGIEGDIVSVYFTLEWENSWRDSYNHDAVYVTLRYKFMNASPEIWYPLCISDEGNSADNGFVCDVAPGQTAGRNVGVFIYRSKAGTGISRTNVVLKWDLSTTGGKVQPGTVGMGQIILACTGIEMVYIPRGAFRLGDKAYTDGTQSSRTFYRPEVFIPRSWDLVDTCYYIETNPNSPVSPYLAANRVNDLTNSETNAWVGHPSESTLTWTIDFRKRPDGTETGWPGDPYGKGPTVRYLSIESIPGRVPAKWKLWAANDDVPGSWGTEPIYTGTGSDWVTSLERVYPGTKAVKVTNPGNYRMYRIEVSRSDMPGGKSPVIKSVSMTEHDLSRDYDNTFLIDTSTTLLGGLRGLNGLDDGETWPSSETVLGSDYPNGYSAFYVMKYEMSQDQYCGFLNMIGARERENRTVGERLRSFSARDYVFGGDRKHASNRNGIVISTRNVTGDTVSFACDLDPETPVSLDGDGLPLACNYLTVSDMLAYASWVGLRPLTELEYERLCRAPYPYVPEPFECSWGTTVAQAPGSLSEGGKTNESVSSGNVNYGNRIGGPLRVGIFARTGGSQESSGSSFWGVQDLSGNLNEIYYNANAAGRKFKGTKHGNGDLAGLSTVNGWGWVTDAACFGLRGGSFRSGSPTDLSGSNRQYASRYITDIDARDSTVSFRLGRSCSAGPVLESELVLEDGRILGTGSMSDTVCSGSDYKILGNEPSGDYSVSYLWYKSENRGRSWDLLDGECGRDLQVYGLENRGMSAGEVRDYWYRRRVIRDNSDGLSGIVKLVVVDPDYRISRLRDTIDGYGKGGGITVTTQYTSRFTWRYLATGQELRATEESALRSYFLPRYKDFTEDTTHAVYGTKTIMVTINVGGACERSEVIALDVVNTMDKDLMKVKDFGSYRGWADGTYAPSAEGYRRPGGGYEYRGDIGSGVYRIDPDGRDGPIEPFDVYCDMVTDNGGWMLVMMGAPGSTTFRYSSGYWTNNTLLNERVFDINANVDVKNKAFLYCPVKQTFARMTMDANQKSMDFFETISRANCIALFSNLTYLNKQDIYSVIANYNLDVLLGGSWQRGNPQSGFAITGGGGVRYGIIANQTSETGTSNAWTHDSSVGIGLVSYGGGAYASHGNTAALSTNRSGRFWFYIR, from the coding sequence ATGAGATATATCGTTTCCATTTGCTTGTGTTTTTTTGCCTTGCTGAGTGAGGGCAATAACGTACGTATTGTGGGAACGGTCAAGACTCCGCAAAGCGGTATAGAGGGGGACATCGTGAGCGTATATTTTACGCTGGAGTGGGAAAATTCATGGCGTGACAGTTATAACCATGATGCCGTTTATGTTACGCTGCGGTATAAGTTTATGAACGCTAGTCCGGAGATCTGGTATCCGCTTTGCATTTCGGACGAGGGCAACAGTGCAGACAACGGTTTTGTCTGCGACGTAGCTCCGGGCCAGACGGCGGGCCGTAATGTGGGTGTATTCATATACCGGAGTAAGGCCGGAACGGGAATTTCCCGCACGAACGTTGTTCTGAAGTGGGATCTTTCGACCACCGGTGGTAAGGTACAGCCTGGAACGGTAGGAATGGGTCAGATCATCCTGGCCTGTACGGGCATCGAGATGGTTTATATTCCGCGTGGTGCTTTCCGTTTGGGAGACAAGGCGTATACTGACGGTACGCAGTCTTCACGTACTTTTTACCGTCCTGAAGTTTTTATTCCCCGGTCCTGGGACCTTGTAGATACGTGCTATTACATAGAGACGAACCCTAACAGTCCGGTATCGCCTTACCTTGCGGCTAACCGTGTGAACGACCTTACGAACAGTGAGACGAACGCTTGGGTGGGTCATCCGAGCGAGAGCACACTAACCTGGACGATCGATTTCCGTAAGCGTCCGGACGGAACGGAGACGGGCTGGCCCGGTGATCCTTACGGTAAGGGTCCGACGGTCCGTTACCTGAGCATCGAGTCTATTCCCGGCCGGGTTCCAGCTAAATGGAAGCTCTGGGCTGCTAACGACGATGTTCCCGGTAGCTGGGGTACGGAACCCATTTATACGGGTACGGGCAGTGACTGGGTGACGAGCCTGGAACGAGTTTATCCGGGCACGAAAGCAGTCAAAGTGACGAATCCGGGCAATTACCGTATGTACCGTATCGAGGTATCGCGCAGCGATATGCCTGGGGGTAAATCTCCTGTGATCAAGTCAGTCTCGATGACGGAGCACGACCTTTCCCGTGACTATGACAATACCTTTCTGATCGATACGAGCACGACACTCCTTGGAGGATTGCGTGGTCTGAACGGTCTGGATGACGGGGAGACGTGGCCTTCCTCGGAGACGGTTCTGGGCAGTGACTACCCGAACGGTTATAGTGCGTTTTATGTGATGAAATACGAGATGTCGCAGGATCAGTACTGCGGCTTTCTGAATATGATAGGGGCCCGTGAACGGGAAAACCGTACGGTCGGCGAACGTCTCCGTAGTTTTTCAGCCCGTGATTATGTTTTCGGCGGTGACCGTAAACATGCTTCCAACCGCAACGGAATCGTAATCAGTACGCGTAATGTAACGGGCGATACGGTAAGTTTTGCCTGTGATCTCGATCCGGAAACACCTGTTTCCCTGGATGGGGACGGCTTGCCTCTGGCTTGCAATTACCTGACGGTAAGCGATATGCTTGCCTATGCATCCTGGGTTGGTTTGCGTCCCCTTACAGAGTTGGAGTACGAGCGTCTTTGCCGCGCCCCCTATCCTTATGTACCGGAGCCTTTCGAGTGTTCTTGGGGTACGACGGTAGCACAGGCCCCCGGGAGTTTGTCTGAGGGTGGTAAGACGAATGAGAGTGTGAGCAGCGGTAATGTGAATTACGGTAACCGAATCGGTGGTCCTTTGCGGGTGGGTATTTTTGCGCGTACCGGTGGTAGTCAGGAGTCTTCGGGTAGCAGTTTCTGGGGTGTTCAGGACCTGAGCGGTAATCTGAATGAGATTTATTATAATGCGAATGCAGCCGGGCGTAAGTTTAAGGGGACGAAGCACGGTAACGGCGATTTGGCAGGTTTATCGACGGTAAACGGCTGGGGTTGGGTAACGGATGCGGCCTGTTTCGGATTGCGCGGAGGGAGTTTCCGTTCTGGTTCTCCTACGGATTTGTCCGGTTCCAACCGTCAGTATGCCAGCCGTTATATTACGGATATCGATGCGCGTGATTCGACAGTGAGCTTCCGTCTGGGTCGTAGTTGTTCTGCCGGACCGGTATTGGAGAGCGAGCTGGTTTTGGAGGACGGTCGTATTCTCGGGACGGGTAGTATGAGCGATACGGTTTGCAGCGGTAGCGACTATAAGATTTTGGGTAATGAGCCTTCTGGGGATTACAGTGTCAGTTACCTTTGGTACAAGAGTGAGAACCGTGGGCGCAGCTGGGATTTACTTGACGGGGAGTGTGGCCGTGACCTTCAGGTTTACGGATTGGAGAACCGCGGTATGTCTGCGGGGGAGGTTCGTGATTACTGGTACCGCCGTCGTGTCATCCGTGATAACAGTGACGGGTTAAGCGGAATCGTCAAGCTTGTTGTAGTGGACCCTGATTACCGTATCAGCCGTTTGCGTGATACGATTGACGGTTACGGCAAGGGTGGTGGTATAACGGTGACGACCCAGTATACGAGTCGTTTTACGTGGCGTTACCTGGCAACTGGTCAGGAGCTTAGAGCAACGGAGGAGAGTGCTCTCCGGAGTTATTTTCTGCCTCGTTACAAGGATTTTACGGAGGATACGACGCATGCGGTTTACGGCACGAAGACGATCATGGTGACGATTAATGTGGGGGGAGCGTGTGAGCGGAGCGAGGTGATAGCGCTGGATGTGGTGAATACGATGGATAAGGATTTGATGAAGGTGAAGGATTTCGGTAGTTACCGTGGTTGGGCTGACGGTACGTATGCTCCTTCGGCGGAGGGTTACCGTCGTCCGGGTGGAGGTTATGAGTACCGCGGGGATATCGGGAGCGGTGTTTACCGTATTGATCCGGACGGTCGTGACGGTCCGATCGAGCCTTTCGATGTGTATTGCGATATGGTGACGGATAACGGTGGGTGGATGTTGGTGATGATGGGGGCTCCGGGAAGTACGACATTCAGATATAGTAGTGGATATTGGACAAATAATACTTTATTGAATGAGCGGGTGTTCGATATAAATGCGAATGTGGATGTAAAAAACAAGGCATTTTTATACTGTCCCGTAAAGCAGACTTTTGCGCGTATGACAATGGATGCCAACCAGAAAAGTATGGATTTTTTTGAGACGATAAGCCGGGCAAATTGTATTGCTTTGTTTTCTAATTTGACTTATTTGAATAAGCAGGATATTTATAGTGTTATTGCAAATTATAATTTGGATGTTTTACTGGGAGGCTCCTGGCAGCGGGGAAATCCGCAGTCGGGTTTTGCTATTACAGGAGGGGGTGGGGTCAGATACGGTATTATTGCCAACCAAACCAGTGAAACGGGGACGAGTAATGCCTGGACTCATGATAGTTCTGTTGGTATCGGGCTGGTGAGTTACGGAGGTGGAGCTTATGCATCTCATGGAAATACGGCGGCTTTATCGACGAATCGCAGCGGACGTTTTTGGTTTTATATCAGATAG